Proteins encoded together in one Phyllostomus discolor isolate MPI-MPIP mPhyDis1 chromosome 6, mPhyDis1.pri.v3, whole genome shotgun sequence window:
- the LOC114499602 gene encoding STAM-binding protein isoform X2, giving the protein MAIQQEMEKERQRVAQQKQQQLEQEQFRAFEEMIRNQELEKERLKIVQEFGKVDPGLGGPLVPDLEKPSLDVSPTAPVASTQPSDCNITVRPAKPPAVDRSLKPGSLSNSESTPTIDGLRHVVVPGRLCPQFLQLASANTARGVETCGILCGKLMRNEFTITHVLIPKQSAGSDYCNTENEEELFLIQDQQGLITLGWIHTHPTQTAFLSSVDLHTHCSYQMMLPESIAIVCSPKFQETGFFKLTDHGLEEISSCRQKGFHPHSKDPPLFCSCSHVTVVDRAVTITDLR; this is encoded by the exons ATGGCTATCCAGCaggagatggaaaaggaaagacaaagggTAGCACAACAGAAGCAGCAACAGCTGGAGCAGGAACAGTTCCGTGCCTTTGAGGAGATGATCCGGAACCAGGAGCTAGAAAAGGAGCGGCTGAAAATTGTGCAGGAGTTTGGGAAGGTGGACCCTGGCCTAGGCGGTCCACTGGTGCCTGACTTGGAGAAGCCCTCCCTAGATGTGTCCCCCACGGCACCTGTTGCATCCACACAGCCCTCAGACTGTAATATAACCGTAAGGCCTGCCAAGCCACCTGCGGTGGATAGGTCCTTGAAACCTGGATCGCTGAGCAACTCAGAAAGTA CTCCTACAATCGACGGACTGCGCCACGTGGTGGTGCCCGGGAGGCTGTGCCCGCAGTTTCTCCAACTAGCCAGTGCCAACACTGCGCGAGGAGTCGAGACCTGTGGCATCCTCTGTGGAAAACTG atgaggaaTGAATTTACCATCACCCATGTTCTCATCCCCAAGCAAAGTGCTGGGTCTGATTATTGCAACACAGAGAATGAAGAAGAGCTTTTCCTCATCCAGGATCAGCAGGGCCTCATCACACTGGGCTGGATTCAT aCTCATCCCACACAGACTGCCTTCCTCTCCAGTGTTGACCTGCACACGCACTGCTCCTACCAGATGATGTTGCCGGAGTCCATAGCCATTGTTTGCTCCCCCAAGTTCCAGGA aactgGATTCTTTAAACTAACTGATCATGGACTAGAGGAGATTTCTTCCTGTCGCCAGAAAGGATTCCATCCACATAGCAAGGATCCACCGCTCTTCTGT AGCTGCAGCCACGTGACCGTTGTGGACAGAGCAGTGACCATCACAGACCTCCGCTGA